Proteins encoded within one genomic window of Isachenkonia alkalipeptolytica:
- a CDS encoding YaaR family protein: MDNNINSIGSIESFPGFEETKSRKEVQKQEFLTKFQEIKSDDVRNHLESLYDKISKQSDRIGDKLHLSEVIKYKGLVQEFLDVAVKNSHHFEKQNFLDKRGRHRVYSIVKNVDRELDHLTKEFLNQEVDRISVLRKLDDIKGMLIDVFM; this comes from the coding sequence ATGGATAACAATATCAACTCAATCGGCTCCATTGAATCCTTTCCCGGCTTTGAAGAGACCAAAAGTCGCAAGGAAGTGCAAAAACAGGAGTTTTTAACGAAATTTCAGGAAATCAAATCCGACGATGTCAGAAATCATCTGGAGAGTTTATATGACAAAATTTCCAAGCAGTCGGATCGCATCGGAGATAAGCTTCATCTCTCCGAAGTGATTAAATATAAAGGCCTGGTTCAGGAGTTTTTGGATGTGGCGGTGAAAAATTCCCACCACTTTGAAAAACAAAACTTTCTGGATAAGCGGGGCCGCCACCGGGTATACAGCATTGTGAAAAATGTGGACCGGGAGCTGGATCATTTAACCAAGGAGTTTTTAAACCAGGAAGTGGACCGGATTTCTGTGCTTCGAAAGCTCGATGATATCAAGGGCATGCTGATCGACGTTTTTATGTAA
- the prfB gene encoding peptide chain release factor 2 (programmed frameshift), whose amino-acid sequence MINTDQYQQKLQELQETLEEVGFLFDIENLKEKTEELDFKMTEEGFWDDPEEARKIVKAANRYKEEIEYYNKLVKDLEELEMMLSFIEDGDESFEKEFYRELEKLEQNLEKKRLQLLLTGKYDKNNAILAINSGTGGLDAQDWAKMLLRMYTRWAEGHGYSVEILDYIQDPEAGIKSATILVKGENAYGYLRSEKGVHRLVRISPFDSSGKRHTSFASVDVMPEMDEDVKVNIDPKNLKIDTYRASGAGGQHVNKTDSAVRITHLPTGVVVQCQNQRSQHSNKDAAMKMLMAKLIDIKEQEQKEHIEDLQGEYTEIAWGSQIRSYVFNPYNLAKDHRTGEESGNISAVMDGAIDPFIIAYLQGKRAEE is encoded by the exons ATGATTAATACTGATCAGTATCAACAAAAATTGCAAGAGCTTCAAGAGACTTTGGAAGAAGTG GGGTTTCTCTTTGACATAGAAAATCTGAAGGAAAAAACGGAGGAGCTGGACTTTAAAATGACCGAGGAGGGCTTCTGGGACGATCCCGAGGAGGCTCGAAAAATCGTCAAGGCCGCCAACCGCTACAAAGAGGAAATCGAATACTATAATAAACTGGTAAAGGATTTGGAAGAGCTGGAGATGATGCTCAGCTTCATCGAAGATGGAGACGAAAGCTTTGAGAAGGAATTTTACCGGGAGCTGGAGAAGTTAGAACAAAATCTGGAGAAAAAACGACTGCAGTTGCTGCTTACGGGAAAATACGACAAGAACAACGCCATCCTCGCCATCAACTCGGGAACCGGGGGCCTGGATGCCCAGGACTGGGCAAAAATGCTTCTTCGAATGTATACCCGCTGGGCGGAAGGCCATGGATACAGTGTGGAAATTCTGGACTATATTCAGGATCCCGAGGCGGGGATTAAAAGTGCCACGATTCTCGTTAAAGGAGAAAATGCCTACGGGTACCTTCGGAGTGAAAAAGGGGTCCATCGCCTGGTTCGGATCTCCCCCTTCGATTCCTCGGGGAAACGCCACACCTCCTTTGCTTCGGTGGACGTGATGCCGGAGATGGATGAGGACGTGAAGGTCAACATCGATCCGAAGAACTTGAAAATTGACACTTACCGGGCCAGCGGCGCCGGAGGGCAGCACGTCAATAAGACGGACTCCGCCGTTCGGATCACCCACCTTCCCACAGGGGTTGTGGTCCAGTGCCAAAATCAGCGCTCCCAGCACAGCAATAAGGACGCAGCGATGAAAATGCTGATGGCAAAACTGATCGATATCAAAGAGCAGGAGCAAAAAGAGCATATTGAAGATCTTCAGGGGGAATACACGGAAATCGCCTGGGGATCCCAAATCCGCTCCTATGTATTCAATCCTTATAACTTGGCGAAGGATCACCGCACCGGCGAGGAAAGCGGAAACATTTCCGCCGTGATGGACGGGGCGATCGATCCCTTCATTATCGCTTATCTGCAAGGAAAGCGGGCGGAGGAGTAA
- the secA gene encoding preprotein translocase subunit SecA — protein MKKMFEKLFGSQSERELKKMDSKVDAVEALAEEYKSLSEEALRGKTEEFKKRLQGGESLEDILPEAFATVREASTRVLGLTHYRVQLYGGIVLHEGRIAEMKTGEGKTLVAPLAVYLNAIEGKGAHVITVNDYLAERDKEWMGKLYEYLGLTVGVIVHGQKKDFRKEQYSCDVTYGTNNEFGFDYLRDNMVIYKDEMVQRGQHFAIIDEVDSILIDEARTPLIISGKGDKSTGIYSSADQFARMLKDEEDYTIEEKAKSVTLTEEGVEKAEKAFGIDNLSDPEHMTLAHHINQALKARTLMRRDRDYVVKDGEVVIVDDFTGRLMFGRRYSDGLHQAIEAKEKLEVRRESKTLASITFQNYFRMYDKLAGMTGTAKTEEDEFLAIYGMDVVEIPTNKPVIRKDHPDVIYKTVEGKFAALIEEIAELHKDGQPMLVGTISIENSEDLSGRLKKKGITHEVLNAKQHDREAEIVAQAGRKGAVTIATNMAGRGTDIILGGNPEFLARKAMRKNGYSDEIINEVTGAQELTDQDLLDAKRKYDLYFEQYKEETDQENKEVIKVGGLHIIGTERHESRRIDNQLRGRAGRQGDPGSSRFFISLEDDLMRLFGGERMQGMVEKLGIEEDQAIENRMLSNSIENAQKKVEGKNFSIRKHVLQYDDVMNKQREVIYNERQKVLEGENMKDHIFGMVEELVNGAVEIYTADGQFPEEWDLDGLKDYLTGQFLPKDRLDFGDIEDLTRESLREIILNTAREVYTEKEEEVGEERMREVERIILLRIIDQKWMDHIDDMDQLKQGINLRAIGQQDPVRAYQVEGYEMFQAMTHSIQEDTVKYLFRIDPESTIERKAVAKPSTASHGKAQQKTVVKGERVGRNDPCPCGSGKKYKKCHGKNE, from the coding sequence ATGAAAAAAATGTTTGAGAAATTGTTTGGCAGCCAGAGCGAGCGGGAATTGAAAAAGATGGACAGCAAAGTGGATGCGGTGGAAGCTTTGGCCGAGGAGTATAAAAGTCTTAGCGAAGAGGCCCTTAGGGGAAAGACGGAAGAGTTTAAAAAACGGTTGCAGGGGGGCGAAAGCTTAGAGGATATCCTGCCGGAAGCCTTTGCCACGGTACGGGAGGCCTCCACTCGGGTCCTGGGACTGACCCACTATCGGGTCCAGCTTTATGGGGGGATCGTGCTCCATGAAGGACGGATCGCCGAGATGAAAACCGGGGAAGGTAAAACTTTGGTAGCCCCGTTGGCAGTATACTTAAATGCCATTGAAGGAAAAGGCGCCCACGTGATTACGGTAAACGATTACTTAGCCGAGCGTGACAAGGAATGGATGGGAAAACTCTATGAGTACTTAGGCCTCACGGTGGGGGTAATCGTCCATGGTCAGAAAAAAGATTTTCGAAAAGAGCAGTACAGCTGTGATGTGACCTATGGTACCAATAACGAGTTCGGCTTTGATTACCTTCGGGATAACATGGTTATTTACAAAGATGAAATGGTGCAGCGGGGACAACATTTTGCCATCATTGATGAGGTGGACTCCATCTTAATCGATGAGGCCAGAACCCCTCTGATTATTTCCGGTAAAGGGGATAAATCCACGGGGATCTACAGCTCCGCCGATCAATTTGCCCGAATGTTAAAGGATGAAGAGGATTACACCATCGAGGAAAAGGCAAAAAGTGTAACCTTAACGGAAGAAGGGGTGGAAAAGGCGGAAAAGGCCTTTGGGATTGATAACCTGTCGGACCCCGAGCATATGACCCTGGCCCACCATATCAACCAGGCCCTAAAGGCGCGAACCTTAATGCGCCGGGACCGGGACTATGTGGTAAAGGACGGGGAAGTGGTGATCGTCGACGACTTTACGGGTCGATTGATGTTTGGACGGCGCTACTCCGACGGACTGCACCAGGCCATTGAAGCGAAGGAAAAGCTCGAAGTTCGCCGGGAGTCCAAGACCCTGGCCAGCATCACCTTTCAAAACTACTTTAGAATGTATGATAAACTCGCCGGTATGACCGGTACCGCCAAAACCGAAGAGGATGAGTTCTTAGCCATATACGGCATGGACGTTGTGGAAATTCCCACGAACAAACCGGTTATTCGAAAGGACCATCCCGATGTGATCTATAAAACCGTGGAAGGCAAGTTTGCAGCCTTAATCGAAGAGATCGCCGAGCTTCATAAGGATGGACAGCCCATGCTGGTGGGTACCATTTCCATTGAAAACTCCGAGGATCTTTCCGGTAGATTGAAGAAAAAAGGCATCACCCATGAAGTCCTGAATGCCAAGCAGCATGATAGGGAAGCGGAAATTGTGGCCCAGGCGGGACGAAAAGGGGCGGTGACCATTGCCACCAACATGGCCGGCCGTGGTACCGACATTATCCTTGGAGGAAACCCGGAGTTCTTAGCAAGAAAAGCCATGCGAAAGAACGGTTACTCCGATGAGATCATCAATGAAGTCACCGGCGCCCAGGAGCTTACGGATCAGGACTTATTGGATGCCAAGAGAAAATACGACTTGTATTTTGAACAGTATAAAGAGGAAACCGATCAGGAAAACAAAGAGGTGATCAAGGTCGGAGGCCTTCATATCATCGGTACGGAACGGCATGAGTCCCGACGGATCGACAATCAGCTTCGAGGACGGGCCGGTCGTCAGGGAGACCCGGGATCCTCAAGATTTTTCATCTCCTTAGAGGACGATTTAATGCGCCTCTTCGGGGGAGAGCGAATGCAGGGTATGGTGGAAAAACTGGGGATCGAAGAGGATCAGGCCATTGAAAACCGTATGCTCAGCAATTCCATCGAAAATGCCCAAAAGAAAGTGGAGGGCAAGAACTTCTCCATCCGTAAACATGTCCTGCAGTACGACGATGTGATGAACAAACAGCGGGAAGTTATTTACAATGAGCGTCAAAAGGTGCTGGAAGGCGAGAATATGAAAGACCATATCTTCGGTATGGTAGAAGAGTTGGTAAACGGCGCTGTGGAAATCTACACCGCCGACGGACAGTTCCCGGAAGAGTGGGATTTAGACGGTCTGAAGGACTATTTAACCGGGCAGTTCCTGCCCAAGGATCGCCTGGACTTCGGCGACATTGAAGACCTTACCCGGGAATCCTTAAGGGAAATCATTCTAAACACCGCGCGGGAAGTGTACACTGAGAAGGAAGAAGAAGTCGGCGAAGAACGGATGCGGGAAGTGGAGCGGATCATCCTGCTTCGAATCATCGACCAGAAGTGGATGGACCATATCGATGATATGGACCAGTTAAAGCAGGGAATCAACCTTCGGGCCATCGGCCAGCAGGACCCGGTCCGGGCCTATCAGGTAGAGGGTTATGAAATGTTCCAGGCTATGACCCACAGTATTCAGGAGGATACGGTGAAGTACCTCTTTAGAATTGACCCGGAATCCACCATAGAACGAAAAGCCGTCGCAAAGCCCTCCACCGCCAGCCACGGGAAGGCACAGCAAAAGACCGTGGTCAAAGGGGAGCGGGTGGGACGAAACGATCCCTGCCCCTGCGGCAGCGGCAAGAAATATAAAAAGTGCCACGGGAAAAATGAGTAA
- a CDS encoding DUF5317 domain-containing protein, translated as MVVEAILLGLILGKLRSGSFKNLGRFALKLPVILIIGFLGYVVTSLLVFFGNDFVVENLLYLKIGIYLLLFVVLFFNLQYRSVWLILFGTLSNFTAIVLNDGRMPLDPEALEQAGMVSMETSLQAGTLHNYINIEAVEGFTANLGKFLATPEIYPFSQVFSPGDVFIAVGVFFLVQRAMTKVTSRFRSVRFDHQRERFR; from the coding sequence GTGGTAGTGGAAGCTATTTTATTAGGCTTGATCCTGGGAAAACTCCGTAGCGGAAGCTTTAAAAATCTGGGAAGATTTGCATTGAAGCTTCCGGTAATTTTGATTATCGGATTTTTAGGCTATGTGGTTACCTCCCTTTTGGTCTTTTTCGGCAATGATTTTGTTGTGGAAAATCTTTTGTATCTGAAGATCGGCATATATTTACTGCTGTTTGTTGTTTTATTTTTCAACCTGCAATACCGGTCCGTATGGCTGATTTTGTTCGGCACCCTGTCGAATTTCACCGCCATTGTTCTGAATGACGGGCGCATGCCCTTAGATCCCGAGGCCCTTGAGCAAGCGGGGATGGTCAGCATGGAAACCAGCCTCCAGGCGGGGACCCTTCATAACTATATCAACATCGAAGCCGTGGAAGGATTCACCGCGAACTTAGGGAAGTTTCTGGCCACGCCGGAGATCTATCCCTTCAGCCAGGTCTTCAGTCCCGGGGATGTTTTTATTGCTGTGGGCGTATTCTTTTTAGTCCAGCGGGCCATGACCAAGGTTACCAGTCGTTTTCGCTCGGTGCGGTTTGATCATCAAAGAGAGCGGTTCCGCTAG
- the hpf gene encoding ribosome hibernation-promoting factor, HPF/YfiA family — MKAIISGKNVGVTNALKETIESKLSKLDKFFHEDMEAQVTLSVEKERQIIEVTIPVSGSILRAEHDTDDMYASIDGVVDKLTRQLKKHKAKLQEKHKKGAFRFENILDYQPQEEEKEGKIVKTKRFAVKPMDAEEAVLQMELLGHNFFVFANGETDEVNVVYKRNDGDYGLIEPEYD; from the coding sequence ATGAAAGCAATTATTAGCGGAAAAAATGTAGGAGTAACCAACGCTCTAAAGGAGACGATTGAATCAAAGCTTTCCAAGCTAGATAAGTTTTTCCATGAGGATATGGAGGCCCAGGTAACCCTGTCGGTTGAAAAGGAACGACAAATTATTGAGGTAACCATTCCCGTAAGCGGATCGATTCTACGGGCGGAACACGACACTGATGATATGTATGCATCTATAGACGGAGTTGTGGATAAGTTGACCCGGCAATTGAAAAAACACAAAGCAAAACTTCAGGAAAAGCACAAAAAAGGAGCTTTCCGATTTGAGAACATTTTGGACTATCAGCCTCAGGAGGAGGAGAAAGAAGGGAAAATCGTTAAAACCAAGCGGTTTGCGGTGAAACCCATGGACGCTGAGGAAGCGGTTCTGCAAATGGAACTTTTGGGCCATAATTTCTTTGTCTTCGCCAACGGTGAGACCGACGAGGTAAACGTGGTATACAAAAGAAATGACGGAGACTACGGATTGATCGAACCGGAATACGATTAG
- the srtB gene encoding class B sortase: protein MDNNKNNKKDYKKNLLLGISLALLLFSLVGLGFRWRDQYNNEQAVEEARKIARESRESESEDFYQQDAITIGWEREATDEAPKEALPFIQELQEKNPEVVGWIEVAGTEIDYPVVQAEDNEFYLKRDWLGQDNSAGAIFMDYRNDPLGLEERKTHTILYGHHRQDGSMFQNLMNYKDEAYFRENPTFEVTDQYGTHTFEIFSVYVTSIDFYFIETRFPEDEDFEVFLDSIIERRKFDSDVKVSAEDHLLTLSTCTYEYDDARFVVHARRVEE from the coding sequence GTGGATAATAATAAAAATAATAAAAAAGATTATAAAAAAAATCTGCTGCTGGGAATTTCCCTTGCGCTGTTACTGTTTTCCCTGGTGGGCCTGGGTTTTCGCTGGAGGGATCAATACAACAATGAACAGGCCGTGGAAGAAGCCCGGAAAATTGCCCGGGAGAGCCGGGAGAGTGAGTCCGAAGATTTTTATCAGCAGGATGCTATAACCATCGGATGGGAAAGAGAAGCAACAGATGAAGCGCCCAAGGAAGCCCTCCCCTTTATTCAGGAGCTTCAAGAGAAAAATCCCGAGGTGGTGGGTTGGATCGAGGTTGCGGGAACAGAAATTGATTACCCCGTAGTTCAGGCCGAGGATAATGAATTTTATCTAAAAAGAGACTGGTTGGGACAGGATAACTCCGCCGGTGCCATCTTTATGGATTATCGTAATGATCCCTTAGGCCTTGAAGAAAGAAAAACCCATACCATTTTATATGGCCACCATCGCCAGGACGGATCCATGTTTCAAAATTTGATGAATTATAAAGATGAAGCGTATTTCAGGGAAAACCCCACCTTTGAGGTAACGGATCAATACGGAACCCACACCTTTGAGATTTTTTCCGTATATGTGACCAGCATCGATTTTTATTTTATCGAAACCCGCTTTCCCGAGGATGAAGACTTCGAAGTATTTTTAGATTCCATTATTGAACGGCGGAAGTTTGACAGCGATGTAAAGGTCAGTGCAGAGGATCACCTCCTTACTTTATCCACCTGCACCTATGAATATGACGATGCCCGTTTTGTGGTGCACGCCCGAAGAGTGGAGGAGTAA
- a CDS encoding fasciclin domain-containing protein — MKKSRLLSGLLIAVLMVFSFGGAAFAHEHLADTVVDIAVDTEGEFDTLVAALTEAGLVETLQGEGPFTVFAPTDEAFGDLLAALEIEAADLLAHPQLEEVLLYHVVSGKVMSGDLEDGEVETLLGEMITVDAENFMINEEAAIMVEAELFDLEAENGVVHVIDTVLVPDVFELDYAEEEDVPQTGDIGMIPFVVAGAAGLSGLWIAKKRK, encoded by the coding sequence ATGAAAAAAAGTAGATTATTGTCCGGATTGTTAATTGCAGTATTAATGGTGTTTAGTTTCGGAGGTGCGGCATTCGCCCATGAACATCTTGCGGATACCGTGGTGGACATCGCAGTGGATACCGAAGGGGAATTTGATACCTTAGTAGCTGCCTTAACCGAAGCAGGTCTTGTGGAAACCTTACAGGGTGAGGGTCCCTTTACCGTATTTGCTCCAACAGACGAAGCCTTTGGTGATTTATTAGCCGCACTGGAAATTGAAGCGGCAGACCTTCTAGCCCATCCACAATTAGAAGAAGTATTACTGTATCATGTGGTTTCCGGAAAAGTAATGTCCGGGGATTTAGAAGACGGTGAAGTGGAAACCCTACTGGGAGAAATGATTACCGTTGATGCCGAAAACTTTATGATTAATGAAGAAGCGGCCATTATGGTTGAGGCCGAATTATTTGACTTAGAAGCGGAAAACGGTGTGGTCCATGTTATTGACACCGTATTGGTACCCGATGTATTTGAACTGGATTACGCGGAAGAAGAAGACGTTCCTCAAACCGGGGACATCGGAATGATTCCCTTTGTTGTAGCAGGCGCTGCGGGATTATCCGGACTTTGGATCGCAAAGAAGCGTAAATAA
- a CDS encoding fasciclin domain-containing protein, whose protein sequence is MKKSRLLSGLLIVVLMVFSFGGAAFAHEHLADTVVDIAVDTEGEFDTLVAALTEAGLVETLQGEGPFTVFAPTDEAFANLLAALEIEAEDLLAHPQLEEVLLYHVVSGKVMSEDLETGDVETLLGENVAIDASTFMVNDAEILVDDGLFDLEAENGVVHVIDTVLVPDVFELDYSENGEEELQSIVEIAQANDDFSILVEALVAADLVDALEDDGPFTVFAPTNDAFAALLEALDIEKDDLLEHPDLADVLLYHVVEGAVFSTDLEEGMEPETLQGETVMISLEDGVFVNDSEVIDADIEASNGVIHAIDEVLVPEAFGAEEEEVPQTGDIGMIPFVVAGAAGLSGLWIVKKRK, encoded by the coding sequence ATGAAAAAGAGTCGATTATTGTCCGGATTATTGATAGTAGTGTTAATGGTGTTTAGTTTCGGAGGTGCGGCATTCGCCCATGAACATCTTGCGGATACCGTGGTGGACATCGCAGTGGATACCGAAGGGGAATTTGATACCTTAGTAGCCGCCTTAACCGAAGCAGGTCTTGTGGAAACCTTACAGGGAGAAGGCCCCTTTACCGTATTTGCTCCAACGGATGAAGCTTTTGCTAATTTATTAGCCGCACTGGAAATTGAAGCGGAAGACCTTCTTGCCCATCCACAATTAGAAGAAGTATTACTGTATCATGTGGTTTCCGGAAAAGTTATGTCCGAAGATCTAGAAACCGGAGACGTTGAAACCCTTCTTGGGGAAAACGTAGCGATTGACGCATCTACCTTTATGGTAAATGACGCAGAAATTCTAGTGGATGACGGATTATTCGACCTAGAAGCGGAAAACGGTGTGGTTCATGTAATCGACACAGTATTGGTTCCTGATGTATTTGAATTAGATTACTCCGAAAACGGCGAAGAAGAATTACAAAGCATCGTTGAAATCGCTCAAGCTAACGACGACTTTAGTATCCTGGTTGAAGCCTTAGTTGCAGCAGATTTAGTAGATGCTTTAGAAGATGACGGTCCTTTCACCGTATTTGCACCTACTAATGATGCCTTTGCCGCATTACTGGAAGCTTTAGACATTGAAAAAGACGACTTGTTAGAGCATCCTGACTTAGCCGATGTTCTGTTATACCACGTAGTGGAAGGGGCTGTATTCTCTACGGATTTAGAGGAGGGCATGGAGCCTGAAACCCTACAGGGAGAAACCGTTATGATCAGCTTAGAAGACGGCGTATTTGTTAACGATTCCGAAGTAATCGATGCGGACATCGAAGCTTCCAACGGTGTTATTCATGCAATCGATGAGGTATTAGTACCCGAAGCTTTCGGCGCTGAAGAAGAAGAAGTTCCACAAACCGGCGACATCGGAATGATTCCCTTTGTTGTAGCAGGCGCTGCCGGATTATCCGGACTTTGGATCGTAAAGAAGCGAAAGTAA
- the flgN gene encoding flagellar export chaperone FlgN, protein MNRSKELTEYLYRISEAKLQLMVTLLEATQEQQQALEEENLEVLDQAIGKKNKIIEKIDVLDKEFAEKYQDLKEALGIEDLSKVEEEPVEGFKDLKEKIQEIMATANKVNQMDQENMKKMKKDMEKVQSKIKNARTGKKAMGSYNKKYKQSESIFIDKKK, encoded by the coding sequence ATGAACCGGAGTAAGGAACTAACCGAATACCTCTACCGGATCAGCGAGGCAAAGCTGCAGCTGATGGTCACCTTGCTGGAGGCCACCCAGGAACAGCAACAGGCCCTGGAAGAGGAAAACCTGGAGGTGTTGGATCAGGCCATCGGGAAAAAGAATAAAATCATTGAGAAAATCGACGTGCTGGACAAGGAATTTGCAGAAAAATATCAGGATCTTAAAGAAGCTTTAGGGATTGAAGATCTATCGAAGGTAGAGGAAGAGCCCGTGGAAGGTTTTAAGGATTTAAAGGAAAAAATCCAGGAAATCATGGCTACGGCCAATAAGGTTAATCAGATGGATCAGGAAAACATGAAAAAGATGAAAAAAGATATGGAGAAGGTCCAATCGAAAATTAAAAATGCCCGTACGGGGAAAAAAGCCATGGGAAGTTATAACAAGAAATATAAGCAAAGCGAATCGATTTTTATTGATAAGAAAAAGTAA
- the fliS gene encoding flagellar export chaperone FliS — MAVRNPYNTYKENSVKTASPEELTLMLYNGALKFINKGKMGIEGKNIQEANEGIKRAQDIIHELNNSLNMDYEMSKNMRSLYTYILEKLVEGNIKKTTEPLDEAKEMITELRDTWKEAMKIAKGKR, encoded by the coding sequence ATGGCAGTAAGAAATCCGTACAACACTTATAAAGAAAACAGCGTAAAAACCGCGAGTCCCGAAGAGCTGACCTTAATGCTTTATAACGGAGCGTTAAAATTTATTAATAAAGGGAAGATGGGCATTGAGGGAAAAAATATTCAAGAGGCCAACGAAGGCATTAAACGGGCCCAAGATATTATTCATGAGTTGAACAACTCCCTTAATATGGACTATGAAATGTCCAAAAACATGCGAAGCCTTTATACCTATATTCTTGAAAAACTGGTGGAGGGAAACATTAAGAAAACCACGGAGCCCCTGGATGAAGCCAAGGAAATGATCACGGAGCTTCGGGATACCTGGAAAGAAGCGATGAAAATCGCCAAAGGAAAGCGATAG
- the fliD gene encoding flagellar filament capping protein FliD has protein sequence MRMGGLMSGMDTEQMVRDLMKVERMKVDRFTTEQTEIEWKQEAYHDVNKTMANFVLNTRQEFGISSGFGSTNVNNLPWIKSATADGSAVTASARGNAIEGNHEVEVENLAEVARTTSLNLKGDAEAALLDEDGIIHEDFFVDGDEVSFEMTTSAGTGTITLEKGMNMRDVTRAFNNAVVDEGDNAGQNLGLRTSYDAGLDRMMIMTRNSGEEEFMHIDATTDTSGIAGAIFSNEGDQNIFTEVQRDEDGNIERDGEGNPTHGIGGQDARITFNGDEITSSNNNVSVFGIDLQLRTKGTTTVRVETDVDGIYDQIKGFVDEYNDLIDAVNGPTQEKYDREYGPLTDEQRQAMNEDDIEKWEERARSGLLANDRTLTRTLQTLRSSMYESIENTAGEYSHITQIGISTGNYQQGGRLEIEEDKLRDAIANDPEGVLDVFFKAPAEGEGKEGTGLVQRAYDDITDGMKEVIRQSGPGEDAGLYRNVRSNLLIDFVTQQGAISRLDRDVQSIQQRIATEERRLMQTEERYWNQFTAMEKAMSQMNDQAGWLAQQMGGMGMQ, from the coding sequence ATGCGAATGGGTGGATTAATGTCCGGAATGGACACGGAACAAATGGTACGGGATTTGATGAAGGTGGAACGAATGAAGGTGGACCGGTTTACCACAGAGCAAACCGAGATTGAGTGGAAGCAGGAAGCCTATCATGATGTGAATAAAACCATGGCGAATTTTGTGTTAAACACCCGACAGGAATTTGGAATCAGCAGCGGATTTGGAAGCACGAATGTGAACAACCTGCCCTGGATTAAAAGTGCAACGGCGGACGGTAGTGCGGTTACAGCCTCAGCCCGAGGAAATGCCATTGAAGGAAATCACGAGGTGGAAGTTGAGAATTTAGCTGAGGTTGCAAGGACCACGTCGTTAAACTTAAAAGGAGATGCGGAAGCGGCGCTACTTGATGAGGACGGCATAATTCATGAGGACTTTTTTGTTGACGGAGATGAAGTCAGCTTTGAAATGACTACCAGCGCCGGCACCGGTACCATTACTCTGGAAAAAGGTATGAATATGCGGGATGTGACCCGAGCCTTTAACAATGCGGTGGTGGATGAAGGAGATAATGCGGGACAGAACTTGGGACTACGTACTTCCTACGATGCCGGTTTGGACCGAATGATGATTATGACCCGAAACTCCGGGGAAGAGGAGTTTATGCATATAGACGCGACTACTGATACCAGCGGGATTGCCGGCGCAATCTTTTCTAATGAAGGCGATCAAAACATTTTTACCGAGGTTCAGCGAGATGAAGACGGTAACATTGAACGAGATGGAGAAGGAAACCCTACCCACGGCATCGGCGGCCAGGATGCAAGAATAACTTTTAACGGCGACGAGATCACAAGCTCAAACAATAATGTATCCGTATTCGGGATTGATCTGCAGCTTCGAACGAAAGGCACAACCACGGTCCGGGTAGAAACCGACGTAGACGGCATCTATGATCAGATCAAAGGTTTTGTGGATGAATACAACGATCTTATAGATGCGGTAAACGGTCCCACCCAGGAAAAATACGACCGGGAGTACGGGCCCTTAACCGATGAACAAAGACAGGCCATGAACGAAGACGATATAGAAAAATGGGAAGAACGGGCAAGGTCGGGACTGCTGGCCAATGACCGAACCTTAACCAGGACACTTCAAACGTTACGAAGCAGTATGTATGAATCCATTGAAAATACGGCGGGAGAGTACAGCCATATTACCCAAATCGGAATTTCCACCGGGAATTATCAGCAGGGTGGGCGACTGGAGATTGAAGAAGATAAACTAAGAGATGCTATTGCCAATGATCCTGAGGGAGTGCTGGATGTATTCTTTAAGGCTCCCGCCGAGGGAGAGGGAAAAGAAGGAACCGGATTGGTTCAACGGGCTTATGACGATATAACCGACGGCATGAAGGAAGTAATCCGTCAATCGGGTCCGGGGGAAGACGCCGGCCTTTACCGAAATGTACGAAGCAATCTGTTAATTGATTTCGTTACCCAGCAAGGAGCCATCTCCCGTCTGGACCGGGATGTTCAAAGCATCCAACAGCGAATTGCCACGGAAGAGCGACGACTGATGCAAACAGAGGAACGATATTGGAATCAGTTTACCGCTATGGAAAAGGCTATGTCCCAGATGAACGACCAGGCGGGCTGGCTTGCCCAGCAAATGGGGGGCATGGGAATGCAGTAG